One genomic segment of Streptomyces liangshanensis includes these proteins:
- a CDS encoding DUF4429 domain-containing protein: MGDVLGGIHATWEFESDSVLVRFERGIRAPKLFQALGERRVPHAALSSVTLSPGKRGTVVLHAVPRPGADPLMEAAAGQLRGSSDPYRLVLPAERETLAEYYADELRAALADGPGARERAEAAERFLVEPPERPRTFKAFDGKAVFDGEQVSFRWSWTGASSAKWKAGDQSFPVRDLQGVEWRSPEVFDGYLRLLPRDGRGADLPGAPRPAQADHDPAAVVFGLGYGPVHESLPFAAAVLHAVRAAGAAPGPPRVPVHAVAAARSDPADVAERIRHLGELHQAGLVTDDEFSAKKAELLAEL, encoded by the coding sequence ATGGGTGATGTGTTGGGCGGAATTCATGCCACCTGGGAGTTCGAGAGCGATTCCGTGCTCGTCCGCTTCGAACGGGGGATACGCGCGCCGAAGCTCTTCCAGGCCCTCGGTGAACGCCGTGTCCCGCACGCGGCGTTGTCCTCCGTGACCCTCTCCCCCGGCAAGCGCGGGACGGTCGTGCTGCACGCGGTGCCGAGGCCGGGCGCCGATCCGCTGATGGAGGCGGCCGCCGGTCAGCTCAGGGGGAGCAGCGATCCGTACCGGCTGGTGCTGCCGGCCGAGCGGGAGACGCTCGCGGAGTACTACGCCGACGAGCTGCGCGCGGCGCTGGCGGACGGGCCCGGGGCTCGGGAGCGGGCGGAGGCCGCCGAACGGTTCCTGGTGGAGCCCCCGGAACGGCCCAGGACCTTCAAGGCGTTCGACGGCAAGGCCGTCTTCGACGGGGAGCAGGTGTCCTTCCGCTGGTCGTGGACGGGCGCGTCCTCCGCCAAGTGGAAGGCCGGCGACCAGAGTTTCCCGGTCAGGGACCTCCAGGGCGTCGAGTGGCGCTCCCCCGAGGTCTTCGACGGCTACCTGCGGCTGCTGCCGCGCGACGGCCGGGGCGCGGACCTGCCGGGCGCCCCGCGGCCGGCCCAGGCCGACCACGACCCGGCGGCGGTGGTCTTCGGCCTCGGCTACGGCCCGGTGCACGAGTCCCTGCCGTTCGCGGCGGCGGTCCTGCACGCGGTACGGGCCGCCGGGGCGGCCCCCGGCCCGCCGCGGGTACCGGTCCACGCGGTGGCGGCGGCCCGCAGCGACCCGGCGGACGTCGCGGAACGGATCCGCCACCTCGGGGAACTGCACCAGGCGGGCCTGGTGACGGACGACGAGTTCAGCGCGAAGAAGGCGGAGTTGCTGGCGGAGCTGTGA
- a CDS encoding alpha/beta hydrolase, with protein MTSFETDPPFSAWRMLLALAVVFVLLATTGWTAVRHHRGPSEPMEIAVSAWERGRMGTRHLPDADAPPKRIAAFFTSLTAAQQSGLARRYPLVVGNLNGAPVTLRYLANRLAIRQAREVERRRTHDVRLSPDGRRQAGRTMNRYTSMLRQDRRMLSFDPSGKGRAAEVFGDLDHADRVSIVVPGVDTNVLTFERTERKYSAPAGMADALYSAERNADPAARTAVIAWADYTAPAGLGMDAAIGKLAEAGGVRLTALVRALPGRSEVSLFCHSYGSVVCGVAADDMPARVTDVAVAGSPGMRVGNAAQLHTTARVWAMRDRDDWIQDVPYLAVGGLGHGADPVSGHFGARILSADGAIGHSGYFVPGTDSLDNFADIGVGSYRAVRCADADADCRSGLLRADGIGRA; from the coding sequence GTGACTTCCTTCGAAACTGATCCCCCGTTCAGCGCCTGGCGCATGCTTCTCGCGCTCGCCGTTGTCTTCGTCCTCCTGGCCACCACCGGATGGACCGCGGTACGCCATCACCGAGGCCCCAGCGAGCCCATGGAGATCGCCGTCTCCGCGTGGGAGCGGGGCCGTATGGGGACCCGGCACCTCCCCGACGCGGACGCCCCGCCGAAGCGGATCGCCGCGTTCTTCACCTCGCTGACGGCCGCTCAGCAGTCCGGACTGGCCCGCAGGTACCCGCTCGTCGTGGGCAACCTCAACGGTGCTCCCGTGACGCTGCGTTATCTCGCCAACCGGCTGGCGATCCGTCAGGCGCGTGAGGTCGAGCGGCGCCGTACCCACGACGTCCGGTTGTCGCCCGACGGGCGCAGGCAGGCGGGGCGCACGATGAACCGCTACACGTCGATGCTCCGTCAGGACCGGCGGATGCTCTCCTTCGACCCGTCGGGCAAGGGTCGCGCCGCCGAGGTGTTCGGGGACCTGGACCACGCCGACCGCGTCTCGATCGTGGTCCCGGGTGTCGACACGAACGTACTGACCTTCGAGCGGACCGAACGCAAGTACTCGGCGCCGGCCGGGATGGCCGACGCGCTGTACTCGGCGGAGCGGAACGCGGACCCCGCCGCCCGTACCGCGGTCATCGCCTGGGCCGACTACACCGCGCCCGCCGGCCTCGGCATGGACGCGGCCATCGGGAAGCTCGCGGAGGCCGGCGGCGTACGGCTCACCGCGCTCGTCCGGGCACTGCCCGGCCGGTCGGAGGTCTCCCTCTTCTGCCACAGCTACGGCTCCGTCGTGTGCGGGGTCGCCGCCGACGACATGCCGGCGCGGGTCACGGACGTGGCGGTCGCGGGCAGCCCCGGGATGCGGGTCGGCAACGCCGCCCAACTGCACACCACCGCCCGGGTGTGGGCCATGCGGGACCGCGACGACTGGATCCAGGACGTGCCGTACCTGGCCGTCGGCGGGCTCGGGCACGGCGCGGACCCGGTGAGCGGGCACTTCGGCGCGCGGATCCTGTCGGCGGACGGGGCGATCGGGCACAGCGGGTACTTCGTGCCCGGCACGGACAGCCTCGACAACTTCGCCGACATCGGGGTCGGGTCGTACCGCGCGGTGCGGTGCGCCGACGCGGACGCGGACTGCCGGAGCGGCCTCCTCCGGGCGGACGGGATCGGACGCGCGTAG
- a CDS encoding TetR/AcrR family transcriptional regulator, with protein MVHETVTGHPVGLRARKKQRTRDALLRVGLELFTTQGYEQTTVDEITDAVEVSQRTFFRYFAGKEEVVFSVVRMVEGRFVEALRVRPAAEGPFEAMRRAVTSAWQGVGEAIEAVVPVELHMRTYQLIESTPALLAAHLRRSVELDEEIARLVADREGLDVDADPRPRVAVAAFTGVMRVTGRLWGQGHDTSVESLGALSETYLDHLGPALAENWRRPDGDTPPVRTAPPAQDPFS; from the coding sequence GTGGTGCACGAAACGGTGACCGGGCATCCGGTCGGTCTGCGCGCCCGCAAGAAACAGCGCACCCGTGACGCGTTGCTGCGCGTGGGACTGGAACTGTTCACCACACAGGGGTACGAACAGACCACCGTCGACGAGATCACGGACGCCGTCGAGGTCTCCCAGCGCACCTTCTTCCGCTACTTCGCCGGCAAGGAGGAGGTCGTCTTCAGCGTCGTACGGATGGTGGAGGGCCGGTTCGTCGAGGCCCTCCGTGTACGACCCGCCGCCGAGGGCCCGTTCGAGGCGATGCGACGAGCCGTCACCTCGGCCTGGCAGGGCGTCGGCGAGGCGATCGAGGCCGTCGTCCCCGTCGAACTGCACATGCGCACCTACCAGCTGATCGAGTCGACCCCCGCGCTGCTCGCCGCGCACCTGCGGCGCTCCGTCGAGCTGGACGAGGAGATCGCGCGCCTCGTCGCGGACCGCGAGGGGCTCGACGTGGACGCCGATCCCCGGCCGCGGGTGGCCGTCGCCGCGTTCACCGGGGTCATGCGGGTGACCGGCCGGCTGTGGGGCCAGGGCCACGACACGAGCGTGGAGTCACTGGGCGCGCTGTCGGAGACGTACTTGGACCATTTGGGTCCCGCGCTCGCGGAGAACTGGCGGCGGCCGGACGGGGACACTCCCCCGGTCCGTACGGCTCCGCCCGCCCAGGACCCCTTCTCCTAG